A stretch of Drosophila gunungcola strain Sukarami chromosome 3L unlocalized genomic scaffold, Dgunungcola_SK_2 000002F, whole genome shotgun sequence DNA encodes these proteins:
- the LOC128257151 gene encoding uncharacterized protein LOC128257151, which translates to MKYPLLLLGSLSLAHGLALYYPYAYSAEGTAVFTPTQRQYIAKDRFGQYAFGYSEPLSSKQETHTLDGTTRGTYSYVDAEGKLQTVNYLADNDGFHVAATNLPKAVVPQESIGIGPRSASQPVEHPVEHPVVVTHPVVSHPVGQHPVEVHHPTPVESGRSAQPEVHHPVEHHQHSVPVSGSSVGHVQLTHPVADTVEVAAAKSLHLKRVEDEGVRNQLLGKVPIPVARSHHVVVPAPVYGYTIPRYYTSGFYYYTYKDTPLEKMQLLNLCLIFTTIVLAAGSPTLEYGAPPSSDTISQYHTQDEHGQYAYGYMAPLYSKHETRTLDGVIRGTFSYVDAHGETQTVDYVADAEGFHVTSSLPNQQANQETPEVAALRAQHLEAHNQAKLRLAGDSSVGPQPVQDTPEVAAAKVSFFKRFEAEKLRNQLLAEKKVAVIAPPSPTAVRSQPVYIYQPTTGFVYNYHTKSQAQVPSRNYLPVA; encoded by the exons ATGAAGTATCCACTTTTGTTATTGGGCAGCCTGAGTTTGGCCCACGGACTGGCCCTGTACTATCCGTATGCGTACAGCGCCGAGGGAACCGCCGTGTTCACTCCCACCCAGCGGCAGTACATCGCCAAGGATCGGTTTGGCCAGTACGCCTTTGGCTACTCGGAACCGCTGTCCAGCAAGCAGGAGACCCATACGCTGGATGGAACCACCAGGGGAACCTATAGCTACGTGGATGCTGAGGGAAAACTGCAGACCGTTAACTATTTGGCCGATAACGATGGTTTCCATGTGGCAGCCACCAATCTGCCAAAGGCAGTAGTTCCCCAGGAGTCGATTGGCATTGGGCCAAGGAGTGCGTCGCAACCGGTGGAACATCCCGTGGAGCATCCCGTTGTGGTGACACATCCTGTAGTCTCACATCCTGTTGGCCAGCATCCAGTTGAAGTTCATCACCCAACTCCAGTGGAGAGTGGCCGCAGTGCCCAGCCAGAGGTACACCATCCAGTGGAGCACCACCAGCACTCCGTACCCGTATCCGGATCTTCTGTAGGACATGTCCAATTGACGCATCCCGTTGCCGATACCGTGGAAGTGGCGGCGGCCAAATCTCTGCACCTGAAACGCGTCGAGGATGAGGGAGTGCGCAACCAGCTATTGGGCAAAGTTCCAATCCCAGTGGCCCGCAGCCACCATGTGGTGGTTCCGGCTCCTGTCTACGGGTACACCATTCCCCGGTACTACACCTCTGGTTTCTACTAC tatacttataaaGATACACCGCTTGAGAAGATGCAGCTCCTCAATCTTTGCCTGATTTTCACCACCATTGTTTTGGCTGCCGGATCACCGACCTTGGAGTATGGGGCACCACCAAGTTCGGATACAATAAGTCAGTACCACACCCAGGATGAGCATGGTCAGTATGCGTATGGCTACATGGCTCCACTCTACTCCAAGCACGAAACGCGTACCTTGGATGGTGTGATCCGTGGAACCTTCTCCTATGTGGATGCCCATGGTGAAACTCAGACTGTGGACTATGTGGCCGATGCCGAGGGTTTCCATGTGACCTCCAGTCTGCCAAATCAGCAGGCCAATCAGGAAACACCGGAGGTGGCAGCCCTCCGGGCTCAGCATCTGGAAGCCCACAACCAGGCCAAATTGAGGTTGGCCGGAGACTCCTCCGTCGGTCCTCAGCCCGTTCAGGATACTCCCGAGGTGGCTGCCGCCAAAGTGTCATTCTTCAAGCGTTTCGAAGCCGAGAAGCTGCGCAACCAATTGCTCGCCGAGAAGAAGGTCGCGGTGATAGCACCTCCATCTCCCACTGCCGTTCGCTCCCAGCCAGTATATATCTATCAGCCCACCACAGGATTCGTCTACAACTATCACACTAAGTCCCAAGCTCAAGTTCCCTCCAGAAACTACCTGCCAGTGGCCTAA
- the LOC128257034 gene encoding uncharacterized protein LOC128257034 — translation MAQKVMKYFGRTTDFRGNTLWELVSDLPNWGVGRLLIRNMFQRYPEPCYMRILKVQSVDEQPGEIRKVRVTVEKTWRGVTQPKPVEIYSTSYKADYELVPQSEEAKYLNNNNKVQPVVLPTKIDLPPLLRELVSEETGNPNPQMKVHYKLTHNKLARLAKDGEKPTINFELGVGQPKPVSAKLYEGLL, via the coding sequence ATGGCCCAAAAGGTGATGAAGTACTTTGGCCGGACCACGGACTTCCGCGGCAACACGTTGTGGGAGCTGGTCTCGGATCTGCCCAACTGGGGAGTGGGTCGCCTCCTCATACGTAACATGTTCCAGCGATATCCGGAGCCCTGCTACATGCGGATTCTGAAGGTGCAGTCCGTAGATGAACAGCCCGGCGAAATCCGCAAGGTTCGAGTCACCGTGGAGAAGACCTGGCGCGGAGTAACCCAGCCCAAGCCCGTGGAGATCTACAGCACCAGCTACAAGGCGGACTACGAACTGGTGCCCCAAAGTGAAGAGGCCAAGTAcctgaacaacaacaacaaggtGCAGCCAGTGGTGCTGCCCACCAAGATTGACCTGCCACCTCTGCTCCGCGAGCTGGTCTCAGAGGAGACGGGCAATCCCAATCCCCAGATGAAGGTGCACTACAAACTAACACACAACAAACTGGCCAGATTAGCCAAGGATGGTGAGAAACCAACCATAAACTTCGAACTGGGTGTGGGACAGCCCAAACCCGTAAGCGCCAAGCTTTACGAAGGATTATTATAA
- the LOC128257020 gene encoding probable tRNA N6-adenosine threonylcarbamoyltransferase, giving the protein MVCALGIEGSANKIGIGIIKDGEVLANVRRTYITPPGEGFLPKETAKHHREAILGLVKASLKEAQLEPSNLDVICYTKGPGMAPPLLVGAIVARTLSLLWDIPLLGVNHCIGHIEMGRLITGAQNPIVLYVSGGNTQVIAYSNKRYRIFGETIDIAVGNCLDRFARIIKLSNDPSPGYNIEQLAKLSNRYIKLPYVVKGMDVSFSGILSYIEDLADPGKRQNKRKKPQEAEVVDYSQADLCYSLQETIFAMLVEITERAMAHCGSNEVLIVGGVGCNERLQEMMRIMCEERNGKLFATDERYCIDNGLMIAHAGAEMFRSGTRMPLEEAFVTQRFRTDEVLVSWRED; this is encoded by the exons ATGGTTTGCGCTTTGGGCATTGAAGGCAGTGCCAATAAAATAGGCATTGGTATAATTAAAGATGGTGAAGTGCTGGCCAATGTGCGGAGAACTTATATAACGCCACCGGGAGAAG GTTTCCTGCCCAAGGAGACGGCCAAACATCATAGAGAGGCCATTCTGGGCTTGGTCAAGGCCAGCTTAAAGGAGGCACAGCTGGAACCCTCCAACCTGGATGTCATTTGCTACACAAAAGGACCAGGAATGGCTCCTCCCCTGCTGGTGGGCGCAATTGTGGCCCGCACGTTGTCCCTTTTGTGGGACATTCCTCTGCTGGGCGTCAACCACTGCATCGGACACATCGAGATGGGTCGCCTTATCACAGGGGCCCAAAATCCCATAGTGCTCTATGTGAGCGGTGGAAATACCCAGGTGATTGCCTACTCCAATAAGCGATATCGTATCTTTGGCGAAACCATCGACATCGCGGTGGGCAATTGCCTGGATCGATTCGCCCGCATCATCAAGCTGTCCAACGATCCCAGTCCGGGCTACAACATCGAGCAGCTGGCCAAGCTTAGCAATCGGTATATTAAACTACCCTATGTGGTCAAAGGCATGGATGTGAGCTTTTCGGGGATTCTGTCCTATATTGAGGATCTGGCTGACCCTGGCAAAAGGCAGAACAAGAGGAAGAAGCCGCAGGAGGCGGAGGTCGTTGACTACAGCCAAGCGGATCTTTGCTATTCGCTGCAGGAGACCATCTTTGCCATGCTAGTGGAGATCACAGAGCGCGCCATGGCCCACTGTGGCTCCAATGAG GTCCTCATAGTAGGAGGCGTGGGCTGCAATGAGCGACTCCAGGAGATGATGCGTATTATGTGCGAGGAGCGCAATGGAAAACTCTTTGCCACGGATGAACGTTACTGCATAGACAACGGCTTGATGATAGCCCATGCCGGGGCGGAGATGTTCCGCTCAGGCACCAGGATGCCCCTGGAGGAAGCCTTTGTGACCCAGCGTTTCCGCACGGACGAAGTGCTAGTCAGCTGGCGCGAGGACTAA
- the LOC128257031 gene encoding tubulin polymerization-promoting protein homolog isoform X2, whose amino-acid sequence MSEAAAANGSPSPAPTPEVPAAELAQLALEDEPKVSFSDQFKAFSKFGDSKSDGKLITLSQSDKWMKQAKVIDKKITTTDTGIHFKKFKAMKISLGDYNKFLEDLAKTKKVELSEIKQKLAGCGAPGVVSVSAGKAAAAVDRLTDTSKYTGSHKERFDASGKGKGIAGRRNLVDGSGYVSGYQHKDTYDNATK is encoded by the exons ATGTccgaggcagcagcagcaaatggCAGCCCTTCCCCAGCTCCAACTCCCGAGGTTCCGGCGGCCGAGTTGGCCCAATTGGCTCTGGAGGATGAGCCCAAGGTTAGCTTCTCGGATCAGTTCAAGGCCTTCTCCAAGTTCGGGGACTCCAAGTCCGACGGCAAGCTGATCACGCTCTCGCAGAGCGACAAGTGGATGAAGCAGGCCAAGGTCATCGACAAGAAGATCACCACCACCGACACGGGCATCCACTTCAAGAAGTTCAAGGCCATGAAGATCTCACTCGGCGACTACAACAAATTCCTGGAGGATTTGGCCAAGACGAAAAAGGTGGAGCTGTCGGAGATCAAGCAGAAGTTGGCCGGCTGTGGAGCTCCAGGAGTGGTTTCCGTTTCG gcTGGAAAGGCGGCAGCTGCCGTGGATCGATTGACGGACACAAGCAAGTACACCGGTTCCCACAAGGAACGCTTCGATGCCTCCGGAAAGGGCAAGGGAATCGCTGGCAGGCGTAACTTGGTCGATGGATCAGGCTATGTGAGTGGCTATCAGCACAAGGACACCTACGACAATGCCACCAAATAA
- the LOC128257026 gene encoding alcohol dehydrogenase, producing MDLAGKNVVYLGGFGGIGQKCVQELLQRQIKSLAIFDLVENAAILAEWKNNNPNTDIFYQKVDITQKSDIETAYKETAQRVGHFDVVVNGSGLMNDRLIELTIQINLLGVINSTLTALEYMDKAKGGRGGLIVNISSVAGLQPTALMAIYSAAKSGVTTFTRAMANPIYYAHSGVGFITICPGFTDTGLLDDIDNKTTFTYETPMLAMFNKVKRQRPEDCASNLVRAIETAKNGAVLMLETGETQEVDMPDLWKPQFED from the exons ATGGATTTGGCCGGCAAAAATGTGGTTTACCTTGGCGGATTCGGCGGCATAGGCCAGAAATGTGTGCAAGAACTTCTGCAGCGGCAAATAAAG TCACTGGCCATATTTGATTTGGTTGAGAATGCCGCTATTTTGGCTGAGTGGAAAAACAATAATCCCAACACGGATATTTTCTACCAAAAAGTGGACATCACACAGAAGTCGGATATCGAGACGGCTTATAAGGAAACTGCCCAGAGAGTGGGTCACTTTGATGTGGTGGTCAATGGCAGTGGACTAATGAACGATCGCCTGATCGAACTGACAATTCAAATCAATCTG CTGGGAGTTATCAACAGCACTTTGACCGCCTTGGAGTACATGGACAAGGCCAAAGGTGGAAGAGGTGGACTCATTGTAAATATATCCTCGGTGGCCGGACTGCAGCCCACGGCTCTAATGGCCATTTATTCGGCGGCCAAGTCAGGTGTTACCACTTTTACCAGGGCAATGGCT AACCCCATTTACTACGCTCACTCTGGCGTTGGCTTTATTACCATCTGTCCGGGATTCACGGATACTGGACTTTTGGATGATATTGACAACAAGACGACCTTCACCTACGAAACACCCATGCTGGCCATGTTCAATAAGGTTAAACGACAGAGGCCAGAGGACTGTGCCAGCAATTTAGTGCGGGCCATCGAGACGGCCAAAAATGGAGCAGTTCTAATGCTGGAGACGGGTGAAACTCAAGAGGTGGATATGCCAGACTTGTGGAAGCCTCAGTTTGAAGATTAA
- the LOC128257031 gene encoding tubulin polymerization-promoting protein homolog isoform X1 — translation MLISVVAHRSSMSEAAAANGSPSPAPTPEVPAAELAQLALEDEPKVSFSDQFKAFSKFGDSKSDGKLITLSQSDKWMKQAKVIDKKITTTDTGIHFKKFKAMKISLGDYNKFLEDLAKTKKVELSEIKQKLAGCGAPGVVSVSAGKAAAAVDRLTDTSKYTGSHKERFDASGKGKGIAGRRNLVDGSGYVSGYQHKDTYDNATK, via the exons ATGCTGATTAGCGTTGTAGCTCACAG aTCCAGCATGTccgaggcagcagcagcaaatggCAGCCCTTCCCCAGCTCCAACTCCCGAGGTTCCGGCGGCCGAGTTGGCCCAATTGGCTCTGGAGGATGAGCCCAAGGTTAGCTTCTCGGATCAGTTCAAGGCCTTCTCCAAGTTCGGGGACTCCAAGTCCGACGGCAAGCTGATCACGCTCTCGCAGAGCGACAAGTGGATGAAGCAGGCCAAGGTCATCGACAAGAAGATCACCACCACCGACACGGGCATCCACTTCAAGAAGTTCAAGGCCATGAAGATCTCACTCGGCGACTACAACAAATTCCTGGAGGATTTGGCCAAGACGAAAAAGGTGGAGCTGTCGGAGATCAAGCAGAAGTTGGCCGGCTGTGGAGCTCCAGGAGTGGTTTCCGTTTCG gcTGGAAAGGCGGCAGCTGCCGTGGATCGATTGACGGACACAAGCAAGTACACCGGTTCCCACAAGGAACGCTTCGATGCCTCCGGAAAGGGCAAGGGAATCGCTGGCAGGCGTAACTTGGTCGATGGATCAGGCTATGTGAGTGGCTATCAGCACAAGGACACCTACGACAATGCCACCAAATAA
- the LOC128257010 gene encoding coiled-coil domain-containing protein 186 has product MESAQATQPAEVESPDIMENGDSGRDLNHIEVKSNEDVELKADFIDQQLEESDAKSDQDGTKMEEELKAAVLEQVPLEEGELTLRFKDLQAQEKEEDELQTNPSKPPQNDILSHVHCLAQLEEQRRNYEQQLDQLRTSNNQKDNMITLIQRENAILGKEKQACRKEMDMANKEKEATVIKFAMKEKLLIDAKKEKEAVEKQLAEAKKEVKNVSTRFQAVNEEKSRMTYIIDEKSNEIRKYQREFEKYKIEMGHLESKLKYHINKLNIETEAKAVVERKLEEEKNAPNKLEEKANEKLKMEFEANTILLKHEITSKTEALDKVTKEQQRLSDANKELQQQLQDIHSAHNQLTQEFDRLRELHNSVEASYSDELLNSAKLRGQLDELQLLRTQNTLNEEKLADQQKRIQQLEALVQENDLDMEQLKVKKQELLTINKEMSELIVRLQNDICLAEAKAQGLEAENKLLKQEKLGYDSKYNQMEHQLSLEATEKSEERLLLAKHLSEKTKLYELTKQKLEDVQGDYEAIQHKHATVVKELHRELSKFKRGITDSKVPISYCSNCQQAINGYPTENPQQRSHSRSSSHGSLHSGSRRASESSESETVASSATTVQQPPPQQDLQAVPSKKVLVERILRLQQATARQTERIEFLENHTAALVAEVQKKSKVVQHYMLRDQTAGALTTSRSDQNKSELVKYGNGIMAAIYGGSSKASGESKAMSLELSLEINKKLQAVLEDTLLKNITLKENLDVLGLEVDNLTRKLRSLEVNGK; this is encoded by the exons atggaATCAGCTCAGGCAACACAGCCGGCTGAGGTGGAGAGTCCGGATATAATGGAAAATGGGGATTCTGGCCGTGATTTAAACCACATCGAAGTGAAATCAAATGAAGACGTGGAACTGAAAGCGGATTTTATTGACCAGCAGCTGGAAGAAAGCGATGCGAAAAGTGACCAGGATGGGACCAAAATGGAGGAGGAACTTAAGGCAGCCGTCCTGGAACAAGTGCCATTGGAAGAAGGAGAGCTGACCCTGCGATTCAAGGATCTTCAGGCACAGGAAAAGGAGGAGGACGAACTGCAGACAAATCCTTCGAAGCCCCCGCAGAACGATATTTTGTCCCATGTCCACTGTTTGGCCCAGTTGGAGGAGCAGCGTCGCAACTACGAGCAGCAGCTGGACCAGCTGCGCACCTCCAACAACCAGAAGGACAACATGATAACCCTCATCCAGCGAGAGAACGCCATCCTCGGCAAGGAAAAGCAGGCCTGCCGCAAGGAAATGGACATGGCCAACAAGGAAAAGGAGGCCACCGTCATAAAGTTTGCCATGAAGGAGAAGCTGCTCATCGATGCCAAGAAGGAAAAGGAGGCGGTGGAGAAGCAACTGGCCGAGGCCAAAAAGGAGGTCAAGAATGTGTCCACCAGATTCCAGGCTGTAAACGAGGAAAAGTCCCGCATGACGTACATCATCGATGAAAAG AGCAATGAAATCAGGAAGTATCAGCGGGAATTCGAAAAGTACAAAATCGAAATGGGTCACTTAGAGTCCAAGCTAAAGTATCACATAAACAAACTGAACATCGAAACAGAGGCCAAGGCG GTTGTTGAACGCAAACTGGAAGAGGAAAAGAATGCACCCAATAAGCTGGAGGAAAAGGCCAATG AGAAGCTTAAAATGGAATTCGAAGCCAACACAATACTCTTGAAACACGAGATCACCAGCAAGACTGAGGCTCTGGATAAAGTCACCAAAGAGCAGCAAAGACTAAGCGATGCCAACAAGGAACTGCAGCAACAGCTTCAAGACATTCACTCAGCG CATAACCAACTCACCCAGGAATTCGATCGCTTAAGGGAACTGCACAACTCCGTAGAGGCTTCTTATAGCGATGAGCTGCTTAACTCCGCTAAACTCAGGGGACAACTAGACGAACTTCAGCTTTTACGTACTCAAAACACCTT AAACGAAGAAAAGTTGGCGGACCAACAAAAACGAATCCAACAACTGGAGGCTTTGGTCCAAGAAAACGATTTGGATATGGAGCAACTTAAAGTGAAGAAACAGGAGTTACTTACCATTAACAAGGAAATGAGTGAGCTAATTGTGCGACTGCAGAATGACATTTGTTTGGCTGAAGCCAAg GCCCAAGGTTTAGAGGCCGAGAACAAGTTACTTAAACAAGAGAAACTGGGCTACGACTCCAAGTACAATCAAATGGAGCATCAACTCAGCTTGGAGGCGACGGAGAAGAGCGAGGAGCGCCTGCTGCTGGCCAAGCATTTATCCGAAAAGACCAAGCTGTACGAGCTGACCAAGCAAAAGCTGGAAGATGTCCAGGGGGACTATGAAGCCATCCAGCACAAGCATGCCACCGTGGTTAAGGAACTTCACCGGGAGCTGAGCAAGTTTAAGAGGGGGATTACGGATTCCAAGGTGCCCATCAGCTACTGTAGCAATTGCCAGCAGGCGATCAATGGCTACCCAACAGAGAATCCCCAGCAACGCAGTCACAGTCGCTCCAGTAGCCACGGTAGCCTGCACAGCGGCAGCCGGCGGGCCAGCGAGTCCTCCGAATCGGAAACGGTGGCTAGTAGTGCCACCACAGTTCAAcagccgccgccgcagcaggATCTCCAAGCGGTACCGTCTAAAAAAGTCCTCGTTGAGCGAATACTGCGGCTGCAGCAGGCCACTGCCCGCCAAACGGAACGCATCGAGTTCCTGGAGAACCACACGGCCGCTCTGGTGGCCGAGGTGCAGAAGAAGTCCAAAGTGGTGCAGCACTACATGCTCAGGGATCAGACTGCCGGCGCATTGACCACGTCGCGCAGCGATCAGAACAAAAGCGAGCTGGTCAAGTACGGGAATGGGATTATGGCGGCCATCTATGGAGGATCCTCGAAAGCAAGCGGCGAGAGCAAGGCCATGTCTTTGGAGCTCTCCCTGGAGATCAACAAGAAGCTGCAAGCTGTGCTGGAGGACACGCTGCTGAAGAATATAACGCTGAAAGAGAACCTCGATGTGCTGGGCCTCGAAGTAGACAATCTCACCCGGAAATTGCGCTCCCTGGAGGTCAACGGGAAGTAA
- the LOC128257025 gene encoding fat body protein 2 isoform X1, with protein sequence MKPQGIHPTTTSISQPKMSFRGKNAVVTGGAGGIGLQVSKQLLAAGAAKVAIIDLQDNLEEFVKLRAAHPTQSVMIVKMDVANKKGVEATYEEIAKTFGNIDIVVNVAGIFNDKDVQRTLLVNLGGIINSTLSALPYMGKDNGGKGGIVVNMSSVVGLDPMFIIPVYGATKAGIINFTRCLANEKYYQRSGIKFVTVCPGATMTDMFTNFTEKIIFPETSDETYRILDRLNKQSAADVSRCILNVLEKDKNGAVYVIEGKRVFPLEMKAQWTGKEQAL encoded by the exons ATGAAGCCTCAAGGAATACACCCGACTACTACAAGTATCAGCCAGCCCAAGATGTCCTTTCGCGGCAAGAATGCAGTGGTGACCGGCGGAGCTGGAGGCATTGGTCTGCAGGTGTCCAAACAGCTCCTGGCCGCCGGAGCAGCG AAGGTGGCCATCATCGATCTGCAGGACAACTTGGaggaatttgtaaaattacGGGCGGCTCATCCCACGCAGAGCGTCATGATCGTCAAGATGGATGTCGCCAACAAGAAGGGTGTGGAGGCCACCTACGAGGAGATAGCCAAGACCTTTGGCAACATCGACATTGTGGTCAATGTGGCTGGCATTTTTAATGACAAGGATGTGCAGAGGACTCTGCTGGTGAATCTGGGTGGCATCATCAACTCCACGCTGAGTGCTTTGCCCTACATGGGCAAAGATAACGGCGGCAAGGGTGGCATTGTGGTCAACATGAGCTCGGTGGTGGGTCTGGATCCGATGTTCATCATTCCCGTTTATGGAGCCACTAAGGCGGGCATCATCAACTTCACCCGTTGCTTGGCG AACGAAAAGTATTATCAGCGATCAGGCATTAAGTTTGTGACTGTGTGTCCTGGAGCTACGATGACGGATATGTTCACCAACTTCACGGAGAAGATCATCTTCCCGGAGACCAGTGACGAGACCTATAGGATCCTGGACAGATTGAACAAGCAGAGTGCCGCTGATGTCTCTCGCTGCATTCTGAATGTGCTGGAGAAGGATAAGAACGGAGCTGTCTATGTCATCGAGGGCAAGCGCGTCTTTCCTTTGGAGATGAAGGCCCAGTGGACGGGCAAGGAGCAGGCCCTTTAA
- the LOC128257015 gene encoding uncharacterized protein LOC128257015: MHCFTWTILAGLLALVSAAGLPQRPSSGYQEQDTARAFYSYGYSDDNAARAEYSSRDGTSRGFYSYVDADGKLQTVRYEANGIQGFKAEASNQPQAPVDEGRAPLPVTDTEEVQQARLSHLNALRDAREKALTTSLREEADRRQQQGQTRNNGEDQQSGEQSLTDEDAAILERVRAELSAMLADRQRSGNPIRNREDQDQEIRQDQRQEQRQEQRLDQRQKQPDDRRQDQREDRRQDQREDRRQDQRDDRRQDQRDDRRQDQRDDRRQDQRDDRRQDQREDRRQDQREDQRQDQRDDRRQDQREDQESRQNQRQDQSRNQETLRESNTNRENDRQIDRQSSQLLQLPSSSDGDANDLRLRTIYSLSDLSSSSYLKLGDLASTEKLLEDRLDNSDLRVPIGAYYTLVSPSTKYSVTTPTELRTLRPVALSRSLLVSKRN, from the coding sequence ATGCACTGCTTCACTTGGACGATTCTGGCCGGGCTTTTAGCCCTAGTTTCGGCTGCTGGTTTGCCTCAAAGGCCAAGTAGTGGCTACCAGGAGCAGGACACGGCCAGAGCCTTCTACTCCTACGGCTATAGTGACGACAACGCGGCCAGGGCGGAATACTCCTCCCGAGATGGCACCTCCCGGGGATTCTACTCCTACGTGGATGCCGATGGCAAACTACAGACTGTTCGATATGAGGCAAATGGCATTCAGGGTTTCAAGGCCGAGGCGAGTAACCAACCCCAAGCTCCAGTGGATGAGGGCAGGGCTCCATTGCCAGTAACAGATACGGAGGAAGTGCAGCAGGCTCGTCTGTCCCACCTAAATGCTCTGAGGGATGCGCGGGAGAAGGCTTTAACGACCAGTTTGCGCGAGGAGGCGGACAGACGACAGCAACAGGGTCAGACAAGAAACAACGGCGAGGATCAGCAGTCGGGGGAGCAGAGCCTGACCGATGAGGATGCTGCGATCTTGGAGAGAGTTCGAGCTGAGCTCTCAGCCATGCTGGCCGATCGTCAGCGATCTGGCAATCCGATCAGGAACAGGGAAGATCAGGATCAGGAAATCCGACAGGATCAGAGACAGGAGCAGAGGCAGGAGCAAAGACTGGATCAAAGGCAGAAGCAACCAGATGATCGACGACAAGATCAGCGAGAAGATCGAAGACAGGATCAGCGAGAAGATAGGCGACAAGATCAGCGAGATGATCGCCGCCAAGATCAGCGAGATGATCGCCGCCAAGATCAGCGAGATGATCGCCGCCAAGATCAGCGAGATGATCGCCGCCAAGATCAGCGAGAAGATCGGCGACAAGATCAGCGGGAAGATCAACGTCAGGACCAGCGAGATGATCGTCGCCAAGATCAGCGAGAAGATCAAGAGTCCCGGCAAAATCAACGACAAGATCAGTCCCGAAACCAGGAAACCCTTCGGGAATCGAATACCAACCGTGAAAATGATCGCCAAATCGATCGCCAAAGCTCACAGCTTCTTCAACTGCCTAGCTCCTCCGATGGCGATGCCAATGATCTGCGCCTGCGAACCATCTATTCCCTGTCCGATCTCAGTTCCAGCAGCTATCTGAAGCTAGGAGACTTGGCCAGTACCGAGAAACTGCTCGAGGATCGTTTGGACAACAGTGATCTCCGTGTGCCGATCGGTGCCTACTACACCCTGGTTTCGCCCAGCACCAAGTACAGTGTGACCACGCCCACGGAGCTGAGAACCCTGCGTCCAGTGGCCCTCAGTCGCAGCTTGTTGGTGAGCAAACGCAATTGA
- the LOC128257025 gene encoding fat body protein 2 isoform X2 has product MKPQGIHPTTTSISQPKMSFRGKNAVVTGGAGGIGLQVSKQLLAAGAAVAIIDLQDNLEEFVKLRAAHPTQSVMIVKMDVANKKGVEATYEEIAKTFGNIDIVVNVAGIFNDKDVQRTLLVNLGGIINSTLSALPYMGKDNGGKGGIVVNMSSVVGLDPMFIIPVYGATKAGIINFTRCLANEKYYQRSGIKFVTVCPGATMTDMFTNFTEKIIFPETSDETYRILDRLNKQSAADVSRCILNVLEKDKNGAVYVIEGKRVFPLEMKAQWTGKEQAL; this is encoded by the exons ATGAAGCCTCAAGGAATACACCCGACTACTACAAGTATCAGCCAGCCCAAGATGTCCTTTCGCGGCAAGAATGCAGTGGTGACCGGCGGAGCTGGAGGCATTGGTCTGCAGGTGTCCAAACAGCTCCTGGCCGCCGGAGCAGCG GTGGCCATCATCGATCTGCAGGACAACTTGGaggaatttgtaaaattacGGGCGGCTCATCCCACGCAGAGCGTCATGATCGTCAAGATGGATGTCGCCAACAAGAAGGGTGTGGAGGCCACCTACGAGGAGATAGCCAAGACCTTTGGCAACATCGACATTGTGGTCAATGTGGCTGGCATTTTTAATGACAAGGATGTGCAGAGGACTCTGCTGGTGAATCTGGGTGGCATCATCAACTCCACGCTGAGTGCTTTGCCCTACATGGGCAAAGATAACGGCGGCAAGGGTGGCATTGTGGTCAACATGAGCTCGGTGGTGGGTCTGGATCCGATGTTCATCATTCCCGTTTATGGAGCCACTAAGGCGGGCATCATCAACTTCACCCGTTGCTTGGCG AACGAAAAGTATTATCAGCGATCAGGCATTAAGTTTGTGACTGTGTGTCCTGGAGCTACGATGACGGATATGTTCACCAACTTCACGGAGAAGATCATCTTCCCGGAGACCAGTGACGAGACCTATAGGATCCTGGACAGATTGAACAAGCAGAGTGCCGCTGATGTCTCTCGCTGCATTCTGAATGTGCTGGAGAAGGATAAGAACGGAGCTGTCTATGTCATCGAGGGCAAGCGCGTCTTTCCTTTGGAGATGAAGGCCCAGTGGACGGGCAAGGAGCAGGCCCTTTAA